The Chitinophagales bacterium genome has a segment encoding these proteins:
- a CDS encoding ABC transporter ATP-binding protein — protein sequence MITCTDIQKAYGSLQVLKGISLEINKGDVVAITGPSGAGKSTLLHILGTLDKPDNGSVTINNTLVSSLNDNALSNFRNNSLGFVFQFHHLLPEFTAFENVAMPAWIAKKKDSEVKRRVEELLDFMGLKDRMQHKPNELSGGEQQRVSVARALMNQPVVVLADEPTGNLDSERSEELHQLFFDLKNAFQQTFVIVTHNEQFANKADRKIILKDGLLVQ from the coding sequence TTGATTACTTGTACCGATATACAAAAAGCTTACGGCAGTTTACAAGTTTTAAAAGGTATTTCATTAGAAATTAATAAAGGAGATGTCGTAGCAATTACTGGTCCATCTGGTGCAGGAAAATCTACGCTGTTACATATTTTAGGTACATTAGACAAGCCAGATAATGGTTCTGTGACAATTAATAATACACTGGTATCATCTTTAAATGATAATGCATTGTCTAATTTTAGAAATAATAGTCTTGGATTTGTATTTCAGTTTCATCACTTATTACCAGAGTTTACTGCTTTTGAAAATGTAGCAATGCCAGCTTGGATTGCCAAAAAGAAAGACAGCGAAGTAAAACGCAGAGTAGAAGAATTATTGGATTTTATGGGATTGAAAGACAGAATGCAACACAAACCAAATGAATTGTCTGGTGGAGAACAACAACGCGTTTCTGTAGCACGAGCTTTAATGAATCAACCAGTAGTAGTACTAGCAGATGAACCAACAGGAAATTTAGATTCAGAACGCTCTGAAGAATTGCATCAACTATTTTTTGATTTAAAAAATGCCTTTCAACAAACTTTTGTCATCGTAACACACAACGAACAATTTGCCAACAAAGCCGATAGAAAAATTATACTAAAAGACGGTTTATTAGTGCAGTAA
- a CDS encoding DUF488 domain-containing protein: MKTNTQHIIYTIGHSTHSIDTFLAMLQSYKIKMLVDIRSLPGSRKFPQFDKENLQQFLPENGIEYLHMLSLGGRRKINKNSKNTRWRNASFRAYADYMETDSFKNAIVNLEQIALQQTTAYMCAEALWSRCHRSMVSDYLKAKGWTVLHIMAIGKTEAHRYTSPARIINGNVFYTEDNLFNNIS; this comes from the coding sequence ATGAAAACTAATACCCAACATATTATTTATACCATTGGACATTCTACGCATAGCATAGATACCTTTTTAGCAATGCTACAATCTTATAAAATAAAAATGTTAGTAGATATTAGAAGTCTGCCAGGTTCTCGCAAGTTTCCGCAATTTGATAAAGAAAACTTACAGCAATTTTTACCAGAAAATGGCATTGAATATTTGCATATGCTGAGTTTAGGCGGAAGACGAAAGATAAATAAAAATTCTAAAAATACGCGTTGGCGTAATGCTTCTTTTAGAGCTTATGCTGATTATATGGAAACCGACAGCTTTAAAAATGCAATTGTTAATTTAGAACAGATTGCACTACAACAAACTACAGCGTATATGTGTGCCGAAGCACTTTGGTCGCGATGTCATCGGTCTATGGTTTCAGATTATTTGAAAGCCAAAGGTTGGACAGTACTACACATTATGGCAATTGGAAAAACAGAAGCACATCGTTATACTTCACCTGCAAGAATTATTAATGGCAATGTTTTTTATACCGAAGATAATTTATTTAATAATATAAGTTAG
- the clpB gene encoding ATP-dependent chaperone ClpB → MNPNNYTIKSQEIIANAQQLAFNDKHSTMDTLHLLKAILNTDKDITPYLFKKLGVNTNNINTVVDTLLSKQATVTNDSVKYPSQNLAQVLMKANSYLKEFGDEFVSVEHLLLALLSVNDETSKILKDAGINTKNLTEAIKELRKGSTVNNPSADMNFNALEKYAKNLNELAKENKLDPVIGRDEEIRRVLHILSRRTKNNPILVGEPGVGKTAIAEGIAHRIISGDVPENLKSKIIFSLDMGALIAGAKYKGEFEERLKAVIKDVVDSNGQIILFIDEIHTLVGAGGGGDGAMDAANILKPALARGELRSIGATTLNEYQKYFEKDKALERRFQKVMVQEPSVEDAVSILRGLKERYENHHKVTIKDEAIIAAVELSNRYITNRFLPDKAIDLIDEAAAKLRLEMDSVPEELDELDRKIRQLEIEREALKRENNTSKVEELSKTLAELNDKRNELKATWQSEKDIVDKIQLEKQNIENFKLQADAEERNGNYGKVAELRYGKIKDAEANLVVLEEQIQALKSDSRLMKEEVEANEIAEIVSKWTGIPITKMLQTEKDKLLHLEDYLHNRVVGQDEAIVAVADAIRRSRAGLQDPNKPIGSFLFVGTTGVGKTELAKALAELLFDDEKAMIRIDMSEYMEKHSVSRLIGSPPGYVGYDEGGQLTEAVRNKPYAVVLLDEIEKAHPDVFNILLQVLEDGRLTDNKGRIVDFKNTIIIMTSNIGSHLIQQNFDEVKNEDDVFAATETSKAQIFEALKRVLKPEFFNRIDEVIMFKPLLPIDLKAVVKIQLDSLVKQLSKMDIQLEYTGELVDFLADEGYDATFGARPLKRLINKEIINELSKMILADKVEKDKTILADSIDGQIIFRNTNN, encoded by the coding sequence ATGAATCCAAATAATTATACCATAAAATCACAAGAAATAATAGCCAATGCTCAACAGTTGGCTTTTAATGATAAACACAGTACTATGGATACTTTGCATTTACTCAAAGCTATTCTTAATACAGACAAAGACATTACACCATATTTATTCAAAAAATTGGGTGTCAATACAAATAACATCAATACAGTTGTAGATACATTATTAAGCAAACAAGCAACTGTAACTAACGATAGTGTAAAATATCCATCTCAAAATTTAGCACAAGTTTTAATGAAAGCCAATTCCTATTTAAAAGAATTTGGCGATGAATTCGTTTCAGTAGAACATTTGTTGTTGGCATTGCTTTCTGTAAATGACGAAACTTCCAAAATTTTGAAAGACGCAGGCATTAATACTAAAAATTTAACCGAAGCAATTAAAGAATTACGAAAAGGATCAACAGTAAATAATCCAAGTGCCGATATGAATTTTAATGCATTAGAAAAATATGCTAAAAATCTAAATGAATTAGCAAAAGAAAACAAACTCGATCCTGTTATTGGTAGAGATGAAGAAATTCGTAGAGTATTACACATACTTTCTCGAAGAACCAAAAATAATCCAATCTTAGTTGGCGAACCTGGCGTTGGTAAAACTGCAATTGCAGAAGGTATTGCTCATAGAATTATATCTGGTGATGTTCCTGAAAACTTAAAATCTAAAATTATATTTTCTTTAGATATGGGTGCTTTAATTGCTGGTGCTAAATACAAAGGCGAGTTCGAAGAAAGATTAAAAGCTGTGATTAAAGATGTAGTTGATTCAAACGGACAAATTATTTTGTTTATAGATGAAATTCATACATTAGTTGGTGCTGGTGGTGGTGGCGATGGTGCTATGGATGCTGCCAATATTTTAAAACCTGCTTTGGCTCGTGGCGAATTACGGTCTATTGGTGCTACCACTTTAAATGAATATCAAAAGTATTTTGAGAAAGATAAAGCTCTCGAAAGAAGATTTCAAAAAGTTATGGTACAAGAACCAAGTGTAGAAGATGCAGTTTCTATTTTGCGTGGATTGAAAGAACGCTACGAAAATCATCATAAGGTAACTATTAAAGACGAAGCTATTATTGCTGCTGTTGAATTATCTAATAGATATATTACCAACAGATTTTTACCAGATAAAGCTATCGATTTAATTGATGAAGCTGCTGCAAAATTGCGTTTAGAAATGGATTCTGTTCCTGAAGAACTCGATGAATTAGATAGAAAAATTAGACAGCTTGAAATTGAAAGAGAAGCTTTAAAAAGAGAAAACAACACCAGTAAAGTCGAAGAATTGTCTAAAACACTAGCAGAACTTAACGATAAACGAAACGAATTAAAAGCTACTTGGCAAAGCGAAAAAGATATTGTTGACAAAATCCAATTAGAAAAACAAAATATAGAAAACTTTAAACTCCAAGCTGATGCTGAAGAAAGAAATGGCAACTACGGAAAAGTAGCAGAATTGCGTTATGGTAAAATAAAAGATGCTGAAGCAAACTTAGTAGTATTAGAAGAACAAATTCAAGCATTAAAAAGCGATAGTAGATTGATGAAGGAAGAAGTTGAAGCTAATGAAATTGCAGAAATTGTTTCTAAATGGACAGGCATTCCAATTACCAAAATGCTACAAACTGAAAAAGACAAACTGCTACATCTAGAAGATTATTTACACAACAGAGTGGTTGGTCAAGATGAAGCCATTGTTGCAGTTGCTGATGCTATTAGACGAAGCAGAGCTGGTTTACAAGATCCAAATAAACCAATTGGTTCTTTCTTGTTTGTAGGAACAACTGGTGTTGGTAAAACCGAATTAGCTAAAGCTTTAGCAGAATTGTTGTTTGATGATGAAAAAGCAATGATACGAATTGATATGAGCGAGTACATGGAAAAACACAGTGTTTCTCGTTTAATTGGTTCGCCTCCAGGTTATGTTGGCTACGATGAAGGTGGTCAGTTAACAGAAGCTGTTCGCAATAAACCTTATGCTGTTGTTTTGTTAGATGAAATTGAAAAAGCACATCCAGATGTATTTAATATTTTACTACAAGTGTTAGAAGATGGACGATTAACGGATAATAAAGGTAGAATAGTTGACTTTAAAAATACTATTATTATTATGACATCTAATATAGGTTCTCATTTAATACAACAAAATTTCGACGAAGTTAAAAATGAAGATGATGTATTTGCAGCTACCGAAACTTCTAAAGCTCAAATATTCGAAGCGTTAAAAAGAGTTTTAAAACCAGAATTTTTTAATAGAATTGATGAAGTGATTATGTTCAAACCATTATTGCCAATTGATTTAAAAGCAGTAGTAAAAATTCAGTTAGATAGTTTAGTAAAACAATTATCTAAAATGGATATACAATTAGAATATACAGGAGAATTAGTCGATTTCTTAGCAGACGAAGGTTATGATGCAACATTTGGAGCAAGACCATTAAAAAGATTAATCAACAAAGAAATCATTAATGAACTATCTAAAATGATATTGGCAGATAAAGTAGAAAAAGACAAAACTATTTTAGCAGACAGCATAGACGGACAAATCATTTTTAGAAACACGAATAACTAA
- a CDS encoding nucleotidyltransferase produces MDIFDEAILAFWKNLNDNKVKYIMIGGFAVNLHGFNRTTADIDIWIENTTENRLALGKVFNQYNYTDIDWTTIDLIPGWTNFYIGNNIDIDIIVEMKGLEQYTFEECLQMASVAEILAVKVPFLHINQLIENKKTTNRPKDKIDIIELEKIKKIRDEN; encoded by the coding sequence ATGGATATATTCGATGAAGCAATATTAGCATTTTGGAAAAATCTTAACGATAACAAAGTAAAATATATTATGATTGGTGGTTTTGCTGTAAACTTACATGGTTTTAATAGAACTACAGCAGATATTGATATTTGGATTGAAAACACTACCGAAAATAGATTAGCACTTGGTAAAGTATTCAATCAATATAATTATACTGACATTGATTGGACTACTATTGATTTAATTCCTGGTTGGACAAACTTTTATATTGGTAATAATATTGATATTGATATTATAGTAGAAATGAAAGGTCTAGAGCAATATACATTTGAGGAATGTTTGCAAATGGCATCAGTGGCAGAAATTTTAGCTGTTAAGGTTCCATTTTTGCATATTAACCAATTAATTGAAAACAAGAAAACAACCAATAGACCAAAAGATAAAATTGACATTATTGAATTAGAAAAAATTAAAAAAATTAGAGATGAAAACTAG
- the era gene encoding GTPase Era, whose translation MQHQAGYVNILGKPNVGKSTLMNALVGEKMSIITSKAQTTRHRILGIVNGANFQIIFSDLPGIIKPAYKMHESMMQFVKVSLEDADVFIYMVELGDKPENQPEEYQKIKQLNVPTILLLNKADLAEHDIVSHQLELWQNDFKEATVLPFSAKFHVNPDKLIDLILKYLPESDPYFDKDALTDRPERFFVSEIIREKIFLNYKQEIPYSSEVVCTYFMEDGDIIKISADIYVARDSQKPILIGKNGSMLKKVGTQARKDLEEFFQKKVYLETFVRVADNWRNKDSQLRKFGYRDY comes from the coding sequence ATGCAACATCAAGCTGGTTATGTTAATATTTTAGGGAAACCTAATGTTGGAAAGTCTACACTCATGAATGCTCTAGTAGGAGAGAAGATGTCTATTATTACTTCTAAAGCACAAACTACTAGACATAGAATTTTAGGTATTGTTAATGGAGCAAATTTTCAAATTATTTTTTCTGATTTACCTGGAATTATAAAACCTGCGTACAAAATGCATGAATCAATGATGCAATTTGTAAAAGTGTCTTTAGAAGATGCCGATGTGTTTATTTATATGGTAGAATTAGGTGATAAGCCAGAAAATCAACCAGAAGAATATCAAAAAATAAAGCAATTAAATGTGCCAACTATTCTGTTGCTGAATAAAGCAGACTTAGCAGAACACGATATTGTGAGTCATCAACTAGAACTTTGGCAAAACGATTTTAAAGAAGCTACAGTATTACCATTTTCTGCAAAATTTCATGTAAATCCTGATAAATTGATAGATTTAATATTGAAATATTTACCAGAATCTGATCCATATTTTGATAAAGATGCTTTAACAGACAGACCAGAAAGGTTTTTCGTTTCTGAAATTATTAGAGAAAAGATTTTTTTGAACTACAAGCAAGAAATTCCTTATTCAAGCGAAGTAGTTTGTACTTATTTTATGGAAGATGGTGATATTATTAAAATTTCAGCAGATATTTATGTAGCAAGAGACAGTCAGAAACCAATTTTAATAGGAAAAAATGGAAGTATGCTTAAAAAAGTAGGTACACAAGCAAGAAAAGATTTAGAAGAATTTTTTCAAAAGAAAGTATACTTAGAAACCTTTGTTAGAGTAGCAGATAATTGGAGAAATAAAGACTCGCAATTACGCAAATTTGGCTATAGAGATTATTAA
- a CDS encoding SMUG2 DNA glycosylase family protein gives MPKTFADKVIAFNEALSFTGALPNGFKVINPFADNSETMVVMQQFYHQYYNDIKKRKFIIGINPSRHGAGVTGIPFTDTKRLELVCGIPMQSAHTHELSSVFIYDMIEQLGGVKNFYSNFYINSPFPLAIVQQSKKGNWLNANYYDNRLLFEAVKPFMIAMLQKQITIGLDTTEVFILGKKNAIFIDKLNPQAKLFDRLTVLEHPRYIQQYQSKDKQLYIDKYLQALLANNEN, from the coding sequence ATGCCAAAAACATTTGCAGATAAAGTAATTGCGTTTAATGAAGCGTTATCGTTTACTGGTGCTTTGCCTAATGGTTTTAAGGTAATCAATCCGTTTGCAGATAACTCAGAAACAATGGTGGTAATGCAGCAATTTTATCATCAGTATTATAATGATATTAAGAAGCGTAAATTTATCATAGGCATTAATCCTAGCAGACATGGTGCTGGTGTTACTGGCATTCCATTTACTGATACCAAACGATTAGAACTGGTTTGTGGTATTCCAATGCAATCGGCACACACTCATGAATTATCTTCTGTTTTTATATATGATATGATTGAACAATTAGGTGGTGTAAAAAACTTTTATAGTAACTTTTATATCAACTCGCCTTTTCCTTTGGCTATAGTTCAACAATCAAAAAAAGGCAATTGGTTAAATGCCAATTACTACGATAATCGTTTACTTTTTGAAGCCGTAAAACCATTTATGATTGCCATGCTTCAAAAACAAATTACCATTGGATTAGATACTACTGAAGTCTTTATTTTAGGTAAGAAAAATGCTATATTTATAGACAAATTAAATCCACAAGCTAAATTGTTCGACCGACTTACAGTTCTAGAACATCCAAGATATATTCAACAATATCAATCGAAAGACAAACAGTTGTATATTGACAAGTATCTTCAAGCACTATTAGCAAACAATGAAAACTAA
- a CDS encoding tetratricopeptide repeat protein, which produces MRKLLVLFVLFGLTLVVSAQATLKQNNPLKKYYEAQEHFQLNRFALALPLLNDFLQEQDNQKEFTDKLMYENAFFMKAVSEKQSKAADAKKDLLYFVEHYKGNANINTAYFHLGDLAFENSDYKEAIDYFAKVDEKLLPKAEAQEFAFKEAFVLFSNKKFTQARPKFEKVAKDLTSPYIEQANYYSGLCSYYTNDYKSAEKAFVKLENSKTYGKIVPYYITSIKFINKDYQGVVDYAEPKLKDNIRYEEEIYHLLGNAYFELKKYDKSKYYLELYRTKAIKVTPEDYYTLGFVQAQEGDCNKAVDNLKQLSPLDNELAQNAMYQLGQCYVKINKKEDARTAFQQASRMTFNKAITEESAFQFAKLSYELERTNEALIALKKFIVDYPNSKYFDEANEILADIFLTTKNYEEAMTIIESLPKTSPSLQKSYQQMAYARAVNAYNDNQTSVADDLFNKALKYTPNKSLEALSYYWKGDLAHQVADYKKSDANINKFLSLANSVDATTAVKINSGTANYILAYNEYKQKHYSNAVPFFKKAVNDLKNTTDNDIKQNIYADALLRLADCYFIQKEYSNASTPYNEVIKNNFNGADYALYQKAIIDGIQGNLNDRIAGMNTLVARFPNSAFADDALMQAANALFAMNNLSEAEKTYKNLIQKYPNSDKVPEAYLQIGLINYNQNNLDAALNWYKSVVQKYPKSPEANEAMLVIKDIYIAQGDPNGFIKFAKNYPGANITVSQQDSILYLSAENQYQKGNTQGAINGFNDYLLQYPNGFFATPAHFYRGESFYNQQVFDKAFSDYKYVINQNDIKFLERATARAAYIAYYKQDDNTQAYQLYKQLESIATIDDNKNETKIGLMRTSFNLKKYSECLQYIEQVKAIPNLPEYYSGEIAYYKGMSNYYTNNKTAAITDLKNVSNNNDNLQAAESQYILAKIYFDNKDYKNSEKAALDYTAKFPAYEYYLGKTYILLSDIYVVQGNLLQAKATLESVVENYSKEDDVMQEAKAKLQAVIDKEKGNSNLKLPNNSDMLQFDNH; this is translated from the coding sequence ATGCGAAAACTGTTAGTACTGTTTGTTTTGTTTGGACTTACCTTAGTGGTGTCGGCTCAAGCAACACTGAAACAAAACAATCCGTTGAAAAAATACTACGAAGCACAAGAACATTTTCAACTTAATCGATTTGCTTTAGCACTGCCTTTGTTGAATGATTTTCTGCAAGAACAAGACAATCAAAAGGAATTTACAGACAAATTAATGTATGAAAATGCTTTTTTCATGAAAGCAGTCAGCGAAAAACAAAGCAAAGCTGCCGATGCAAAAAAAGATCTACTCTATTTTGTAGAACACTATAAAGGCAATGCTAACATCAATACAGCTTATTTTCATTTAGGAGATTTAGCTTTCGAAAATTCAGACTATAAAGAAGCAATTGACTATTTCGCCAAAGTAGATGAAAAATTATTACCAAAAGCAGAAGCACAAGAATTTGCATTTAAAGAAGCATTTGTGTTGTTTTCCAATAAAAAATTTACTCAAGCAAGACCAAAATTTGAAAAAGTAGCCAAAGATTTAACTTCGCCGTATATAGAACAAGCCAATTACTATTCTGGTTTGTGTTCTTACTATACCAACGACTATAAAAGTGCAGAAAAAGCATTTGTAAAGCTAGAAAACTCTAAAACTTATGGCAAAATTGTTCCTTATTATATCACTTCCATCAAATTTATCAATAAAGATTATCAAGGTGTGGTGGATTATGCCGAACCAAAACTAAAAGACAATATTCGTTACGAAGAAGAGATTTATCATTTACTAGGAAATGCTTATTTTGAATTAAAAAAATATGATAAATCAAAATATTATTTAGAATTATATAGAACTAAAGCAATTAAAGTTACACCAGAAGATTACTATACTTTAGGTTTTGTGCAAGCACAAGAAGGCGATTGTAACAAAGCAGTAGATAATCTAAAACAATTATCACCATTAGATAATGAGTTGGCACAAAATGCAATGTATCAATTAGGTCAGTGCTATGTAAAAATCAATAAAAAAGAAGATGCAAGAACAGCATTTCAACAAGCATCTCGTATGACATTTAATAAAGCTATTACAGAAGAATCAGCTTTTCAGTTTGCTAAATTGTCTTACGAATTAGAAAGAACCAATGAAGCGTTAATTGCACTCAAAAAATTTATTGTCGATTATCCAAATTCTAAATATTTTGATGAAGCCAACGAAATCTTAGCTGATATTTTCTTGACTACAAAAAACTATGAAGAAGCAATGACCATCATCGAAAGTTTGCCAAAAACTTCACCTTCACTACAAAAAAGTTATCAGCAAATGGCGTATGCAAGAGCAGTTAACGCGTATAACGATAATCAAACGAGTGTAGCAGATGACTTGTTCAACAAAGCATTAAAATATACACCAAACAAAAGTTTAGAAGCTTTGTCTTATTATTGGAAAGGCGATTTAGCTCATCAGGTTGCAGATTATAAAAAATCAGATGCTAATATCAACAAGTTTTTGTCTTTAGCAAATAGTGTTGATGCTACAACTGCAGTTAAAATTAATAGTGGAACAGCTAACTATATTTTAGCATATAACGAATATAAACAAAAACACTATAGCAATGCAGTGCCTTTCTTCAAAAAAGCAGTAAACGATTTAAAAAACACTACAGATAATGACATCAAACAAAATATTTATGCTGATGCATTGTTGCGTTTAGCAGATTGTTATTTTATTCAGAAAGAATATAGCAATGCAAGTACACCATATAATGAAGTCATAAAAAATAATTTTAATGGTGCAGATTATGCCTTGTATCAAAAAGCAATTATAGATGGAATTCAAGGCAACTTAAACGACAGAATTGCTGGAATGAATACTTTAGTAGCACGATTTCCAAATTCTGCTTTCGCCGATGATGCTTTAATGCAAGCAGCAAATGCTTTGTTTGCAATGAATAATTTATCAGAAGCAGAAAAAACATATAAAAATTTAATTCAAAAATATCCAAACTCAGATAAAGTGCCAGAAGCTTATTTACAAATTGGATTGATTAACTATAATCAAAACAACTTAGATGCTGCTTTAAATTGGTACAAAAGTGTAGTACAAAAATATCCAAAATCGCCAGAAGCTAACGAAGCCATGTTGGTGATTAAAGATATATATATTGCACAAGGCGATCCAAATGGTTTTATCAAATTTGCTAAGAATTATCCAGGTGCAAACATTACAGTGTCGCAACAAGATTCTATATTGTATTTGTCTGCCGAAAATCAATATCAAAAAGGAAATACACAAGGAGCGATTAATGGTTTCAACGATTATTTACTACAATATCCAAACGGATTCTTTGCTACGCCAGCTCATTTTTATCGTGGTGAAAGCTTTTACAATCAACAAGTTTTTGATAAAGCATTCAGTGATTATAAATATGTAATCAATCAAAATGATATTAAATTCTTAGAAAGAGCTACTGCAAGAGCTGCTTATATTGCTTACTACAAACAAGACGATAATACACAAGCATATCAATTATATAAACAATTAGAAAGTATTGCTACAATTGACGATAATAAAAACGAAACTAAAATTGGCTTAATGCGTACTTCGTTCAATCTTAAAAAATATAGCGAGTGTTTACAGTACATTGAGCAAGTAAAAGCAATTCCTAATTTACCAGAATATTATAGTGGCGAAATTGCATACTACAAAGGTATGAGTAACTATTATACCAATAACAAAACAGCAGCAATTACCGATTTGAAAAATGTAAGCAACAACAACGATAATTTACAAGCAGCAGAATCGCAATACATTTTAGCCAAAATTTATTTTGATAATAAAGACTATAAAAATTCAGAGAAAGCAGCTTTAGATTATACAGCTAAGTTTCCAGCTTACGAATATTATTTAGGTAAAACTTATATTTTATTGTCTGATATATATGTAGTGCAAGGCAACTTGTTACAAGCCAAAGCTACTTTAGAAAGCGTAGTAGAAAACTATTCTAAAGAGGACGATGTAATGCAAGAAGCCAAAGCTAAATTACAAGCAGTGATAGATAAAGAAAAAGGCAATTCTAATTTAAAATTGCCTAATAATAGTGACATGCTTCAATTTGATAACCATTAA